A part of Haloarchaeobius sp. HME9146 genomic DNA contains:
- a CDS encoding nitrilase-related carbon-nitrogen hydrolase: MKLALAQLQVEPADVAGNVARAEAAIETAAARGVDLVALPELFNVGYFSFDLYARNAEGLHGETLSRLSDAALENDVAVLAGSIVEDLGQTREQTDVHTPADDGLANTAVLFDAEGERQLVYRKHHLFGYESAETGLLTPGDRVPVADLGGFTIGVTTCYDLRFPELYRGLVDDGADMLLVPSAWPYPRVEHWQTLPRARAIENLSYVATINASADFEDATLVGRSTVFDPWGTPVATTDDRPDIVYADADPDEVARVRDEFPALDDRR; this comes from the coding sequence ATGAAACTCGCACTGGCACAACTCCAGGTCGAGCCCGCTGACGTGGCGGGCAACGTCGCCCGCGCCGAGGCCGCCATCGAGACCGCGGCCGCCCGCGGTGTCGACCTCGTTGCGCTCCCCGAACTCTTCAACGTGGGCTACTTCTCGTTCGACCTGTACGCCCGGAACGCGGAGGGGCTCCACGGCGAGACCCTCTCCAGACTCTCCGATGCCGCACTGGAGAACGACGTGGCCGTCCTGGCCGGGAGTATCGTCGAGGACCTCGGGCAGACCAGGGAACAGACCGACGTGCACACGCCCGCGGACGACGGGCTCGCCAACACGGCGGTCCTGTTCGACGCCGAGGGCGAACGCCAGCTCGTCTACCGGAAACACCACCTGTTCGGCTACGAATCGGCCGAGACCGGCCTGCTGACGCCCGGTGACCGCGTCCCGGTGGCCGACCTCGGCGGGTTCACCATCGGCGTGACCACCTGCTACGACCTGCGGTTCCCGGAACTGTATCGCGGCCTCGTGGACGACGGGGCGGACATGCTCCTCGTCCCCTCTGCGTGGCCGTACCCCCGCGTCGAGCACTGGCAGACGCTCCCCCGCGCTCGCGCCATCGAGAACCTCTCGTACGTCGCGACCATCAACGCCAGCGCGGACTTCGAGGATGCGACGCTCGTCGGACGGTCGACCGTGTTCGACCCATGGGGCACGCCGGTCGCGACGACCGACGACCGCCCGGACATCGTCTACGCCGACGCAGACCCCGACGAGGTCGCGCGAGTTCGCGACGAGTTCCCCGCGCTCGACGACCGCCGGTGA
- a CDS encoding aldehyde dehydrogenase family protein, with product MSQQATETYQHYIGGEWTDGTSEETFESKNPATGETLGEFARGTPEDVETALQAADDAFEEWRELSHIDRAEYLWEIYHELRERTEELAEVVTKECGKEISEGRADVIEAYHMVEWAAGDARHPKGDVIPSEIPSKDAYMRRKPRGVVGCITPWNFPVAIPFWHMAVALVEGNTVVFKPAEQTPWCAQIIAEMFEDAGIPDGVFNMVQGFGDAGAQIVDDDRTDTVLFTGSAEVGNEVASKVGGMPGKLAACEMGGKNGIVITEEADLDVAVHSAVMSSFKTTGQRCVSSERLIVHEDVYDEFKERYVEIAKNVSVGDPLSEDTFMGPAIEPQHVEKIGRHNEMAEKEGANVLVDRFDLEDSEIPEGHEDGNWVGPFVYEIDYDPDLRCIKEECFGPHVALMKYSGDIEDAVEIHNDTPYGLAGAIISEDYRQINYFRDNAEIGLAYGNLPCIGAEVHLPFGGVKKSGNGYPSAREVIEAVTERTAWTLNNSKDIEMAQGLSADIKTTSDDD from the coding sequence ATGAGCCAGCAGGCTACGGAGACCTATCAGCACTACATCGGCGGTGAGTGGACCGACGGTACCAGTGAGGAGACGTTCGAGAGCAAGAACCCGGCGACGGGCGAGACGCTCGGCGAGTTCGCCCGCGGCACACCGGAAGACGTAGAGACGGCCCTCCAGGCGGCCGACGACGCGTTCGAGGAGTGGCGCGAACTCTCGCACATCGACCGCGCGGAGTACCTCTGGGAGATCTACCACGAGCTCCGCGAGCGAACCGAGGAGCTGGCCGAGGTCGTCACGAAAGAGTGTGGGAAGGAGATCTCCGAGGGTCGCGCCGACGTCATCGAAGCGTACCACATGGTCGAGTGGGCCGCCGGTGACGCCCGCCACCCGAAGGGCGACGTGATTCCTTCCGAGATTCCGAGCAAGGACGCCTACATGCGCCGCAAGCCCCGGGGCGTCGTTGGCTGTATCACGCCGTGGAACTTCCCGGTCGCCATCCCGTTCTGGCACATGGCCGTCGCGCTCGTCGAGGGTAACACCGTCGTGTTCAAGCCCGCCGAGCAGACGCCGTGGTGCGCCCAGATCATCGCGGAGATGTTCGAGGACGCCGGCATCCCCGACGGCGTGTTCAACATGGTGCAGGGCTTCGGTGACGCCGGTGCCCAGATCGTCGACGACGACCGCACCGACACCGTCCTGTTCACCGGCTCCGCCGAGGTCGGCAACGAGGTCGCCTCGAAGGTTGGCGGCATGCCCGGCAAGCTCGCCGCCTGTGAGATGGGTGGCAAGAACGGCATCGTCATCACCGAGGAAGCGGACCTCGACGTCGCCGTCCACTCCGCCGTGATGTCGAGCTTCAAGACGACCGGCCAGCGCTGTGTCTCCTCCGAGCGCCTCATCGTCCACGAGGACGTCTACGACGAGTTCAAAGAGCGCTACGTCGAGATCGCGAAGAACGTCTCCGTCGGCGACCCGCTCTCGGAGGACACGTTCATGGGCCCGGCCATCGAGCCCCAGCACGTCGAGAAGATCGGCCGCCACAACGAGATGGCCGAGAAGGAGGGCGCGAACGTCCTCGTCGACCGCTTCGACCTCGAGGACAGCGAGATTCCGGAGGGTCACGAAGACGGCAACTGGGTCGGCCCGTTCGTCTACGAGATCGACTACGACCCGGACCTGCGCTGCATCAAGGAGGAGTGTTTCGGCCCGCACGTCGCCCTGATGAAGTACTCGGGTGACATCGAGGACGCCGTCGAGATCCACAACGACACCCCGTACGGCCTCGCCGGTGCCATCATCTCCGAGGACTACCGCCAGATCAACTACTTCCGCGACAACGCCGAGATCGGCCTCGCCTACGGTAACCTGCCGTGCATCGGTGCCGAGGTCCACCTGCCGTTCGGTGGCGTCAAGAAGTCCGGCAACGGCTACCCGTCCGCTCGTGAGGTCATCGAGGCCGTCACCGAGCGCACCGCCTGGACGCTCAACAACTCGAAGGACATCGAGATGGCCCAGGGGCTGTCCGCGGACATCAAGACGACTTCCGACGACGACTGA
- a CDS encoding SRPBCC family protein: MTVRVERTFEFPVHPERVWEFIADPELRARPISVVDDFRLDDEAGQEATWFVKLPIPLLDKTAAVRTRDVERREPEFVKFVGRSKVMRVTGEHEITPTEDGCTLSNRFVVDGKLPGVERYFKSHLDGELDNLEAAMREYLELPA, from the coding sequence ATGACAGTCCGGGTAGAGCGGACGTTCGAGTTTCCGGTACACCCCGAACGCGTCTGGGAGTTCATCGCCGACCCCGAGCTCCGGGCGCGCCCCATCAGCGTCGTCGACGACTTCCGGCTCGACGACGAGGCGGGACAGGAAGCGACGTGGTTCGTCAAACTCCCGATTCCCCTGCTCGATAAGACAGCCGCCGTCAGGACACGCGACGTCGAGCGACGCGAACCCGAGTTCGTGAAGTTCGTCGGTCGCTCCAAGGTGATGCGCGTGACCGGCGAGCACGAGATAACCCCCACCGAGGACGGGTGTACGCTCTCGAATCGCTTCGTGGTCGACGGGAAGCTCCCGGGCGTCGAGCGCTACTTCAAATCCCATCTGGACGGTGAGCTGGACAACCTCGAAGCCGCGATGCGCGAATATCTGGAACTCCCAGCATGA